From a region of the Arachis ipaensis cultivar K30076 chromosome B09, Araip1.1, whole genome shotgun sequence genome:
- the LOC107616000 gene encoding uncharacterized protein LOC107616000 yields the protein MEDSINQEATADNNDSVNNNMPADTPISNDAANPNSRSANDSQSQGSSNLRGKTDLAWKYVALQTVNGKPQYQCLFCLQVFNGGGIHRMKKHLAKITGDVKKCPKVPYDVEKQMESLLKDIQASKKKRKVSFGEEGGDEVEDAIDEAIQEEQEQQRTSNQQGVGGDPKKKAKVIPPMFAPRTTPGAQPSIKSVLQNKEAIHEVDKRFARWLLDCKIPFNAVMSPYFQDMLDGVAGIGPGYKGPSYDKLRVHLLADLKRESQMLVDSYRSAWKETGCTLMADGWTDQRQRTLINFLVYCSKGLCFVKSVDASSMVKNALHLCTLFSEVIEWIGPNNIVHVVTDNAANYVAAGRLINRKYDNIYWSPCAAHCLNLILKDISSMAHISNLATRASKITVFVYNHTIFLSWLRQRPRWREIVRPGATQFATVFITLKSIFDRKKELQQLVVDSIFTDHKLGRSATGRAVSAIILDAKFWDDCFTVSNEYITNFHSTRHNNV from the exons atggaagatagtattaatcaagaagcaaCTGCTGATAACAATGATTCTGTGAATAATAACATGCCTGCCGATACTCCTATTTCGAATGATGCTGCTAATCCTAATTCCCGTAGTGCTAACGATAGTCAATCACAAGGTTCTTCGAACCTTAGGGGAAAAACAGATTTAGCTTGGAAATATGTTGCTCTACAAACAGTGAATGGAAAACCACAGTATCAATGTTTATTTTGTCTACAAGTTTTCAATGGAGGTGGAATTCACAGGATGAAGAAACATCTAGCAAAGATTACCGGAGACGTGAAAAAATGTCCTAAAGTTCCATATGATGTGGAAAAACAGATGGAAAGTTTGTTGAAAGATATTCAGgccagcaaaaagaaaagaaaagtaagttTTGGTGAAGAGGGTGGTGATGAGGTAGAGGATGCAATTGATGAGGCAATCCAAGAAGAACAGGAACAGCAGCGTACCTCGAATCAGCAAGGAGTTGGAGGCGATCCAAAGAAAAAAGCCAAAGTCATTCCTCCTATGTTTGCACCAAGAACAACTCCAGGAGCTCAACCAAGTATTAAGAGTGTTTTGCAAAACAAAGAGGCGATACACGAGGTTGATAAACGATTTGCTCGGTGGCTTTTGGATTGTAAAATTCCATTTAATGCTGTGATGTCGCCATATTTCCAAGATATGTTGGATGGTGTTGCTGGTATTGGACCTGGTTACAAGGGGCCTTCTTATGATAAGttaagggttcatttgttggcTGATCTTAAAAGAGAAAGTCAAATGCTAGTTGATAGTTATAGGAGTGCATGGAAGGAAACTGGATGTACCCTCATGGCTGATGGTTGGACAGATCAAAGACAAAGGACGTTAATCAATTTCTTGGTGTATTGTTCTAAAGGTTTGTGCTTTGTGAAATCAGTAGATGCTTCCAGTATGGTAAAAAATGCTTTACATTTGTGTACTTTGTTTTCTGAGGTGATTGAATGGATTGGCCCAAATAATATTGTGCATGTTGTGACTGACAATGCGGCCAATTATGTTGCTGCTGGTAGGCTTATCAATAGAAAATATGATAATATCTATTGGTCACCATGTGCTGCTCATTGccttaatcttattttaaaagatATAAGCAGCATGGCGCATATTTCTAACCTTGCAACTCGTGCTTCAAAGATCACAGTATTTGTGTACAATCATACGATTTTCTTATCTTGGCTAAGACAAAGACCTCGTTGGAGAGAAATTGTACGTCCTGGTGCAACCCAGTTTGCAACTGTGTTTATTACATTGAAGAGCATCTTTGACCGTAAAAAGGAGTTGCAACAATTGGTTGTAGATTCAATTTTCACTGATCACAAATTAGGAAGGAGTGCTACTGGTAGAGCTGTGAGTGCTATCATTCTGGACGCCAAATTTTGGGACGATTGCTTTACT GTTAGTAACGAGTACATTACAAATTTTCATAGTACTCGTCATAACAAtgtttaa